A genomic segment from Sphingomonas astaxanthinifaciens DSM 22298 encodes:
- the rpoN gene encoding RNA polymerase factor sigma-54, which yields MGLGPGLQLRASQSLVMSQQLQQAIKLLQLTNLEVEAAIAEELARNPLLEMGGDGDVVVREDVEYGDAPADPKGADELGGKGDEALDSDWRDAAGETDSGYEIGAPDDDGFDFDRLASCETGLCEHLMGQLRGSGGPVGRAAEAIVHELEETGWLTTPLKGIAEALDLPLRDVEAGLRLVQGLDPAGVGARDLAECLALQAKAADRYDPAMARLIANLDLLSRGQMAALKRICQVDDEDLADMIAELRAYDPKPGCRFAAEPATATEPDVLIRRTPSGFSVELNPATLPRVLVNRRYHSELKAAATDRPSKAWLSEQLQSASWLVRALDQRARTIVRIVSAVVAQQEAFFREGVTALRPLTMGRIAELVEMHESTVSRVAAGKTLLCEHGLFELRSFFASGVAAEDGEGASAEAVKAAIAKLVANETEVLSDDQLVDMLKEQGFVLARRTVAKYREAIGIGSSVQRRRQRAISGKAA from the coding sequence GTGGGACTGGGCCCCGGGCTTCAGCTTCGCGCTTCCCAGTCGCTGGTCATGAGCCAGCAGCTCCAGCAGGCGATCAAGCTGCTGCAGCTGACCAACCTCGAAGTCGAGGCCGCGATCGCCGAGGAGCTGGCGCGCAATCCCCTGCTCGAAATGGGCGGGGACGGCGATGTCGTGGTCCGCGAGGACGTCGAATATGGCGATGCGCCCGCCGACCCCAAGGGCGCCGACGAGCTCGGAGGCAAGGGCGACGAAGCGCTCGATTCCGACTGGCGGGATGCGGCCGGGGAAACCGATTCGGGTTATGAGATCGGCGCACCCGACGACGATGGCTTCGATTTCGACCGGCTGGCCTCCTGCGAGACCGGACTGTGCGAGCATCTGATGGGCCAGCTTCGCGGATCCGGCGGTCCGGTGGGTCGCGCGGCCGAGGCGATCGTCCATGAGCTCGAGGAGACGGGCTGGCTGACAACCCCGCTCAAGGGCATTGCCGAGGCGCTCGACCTGCCACTGCGCGACGTCGAGGCGGGCCTGCGGCTCGTCCAGGGTCTCGATCCGGCAGGGGTCGGCGCGCGCGACCTTGCCGAGTGCCTCGCGCTCCAGGCCAAGGCGGCCGATCGCTACGATCCCGCCATGGCGCGGCTGATCGCCAATCTCGACCTTCTCTCGCGCGGCCAGATGGCGGCCCTGAAACGCATCTGCCAGGTCGACGACGAGGATCTCGCCGACATGATCGCCGAGCTTCGCGCCTATGATCCCAAGCCCGGCTGCCGCTTCGCCGCCGAGCCGGCCACCGCGACCGAGCCCGACGTGCTGATCCGCCGGACCCCGAGCGGGTTCTCGGTCGAGCTCAATCCGGCCACGCTGCCCCGGGTGCTGGTCAATCGCCGCTACCACAGCGAGCTCAAGGCCGCGGCGACCGACCGCCCGAGCAAGGCCTGGCTGTCCGAGCAGCTCCAGAGCGCGTCCTGGCTGGTTCGCGCGCTCGACCAGCGCGCGCGCACCATCGTCCGGATCGTCAGCGCGGTCGTGGCGCAACAGGAAGCCTTCTTCCGCGAAGGGGTGACCGCGCTTCGGCCGCTCACCATGGGCCGGATCGCCGAACTGGTGGAGATGCACGAGAGCACCGTCAGCCGGGTCGCCGCGGGCAAGACCCTGCTGTGCGAGCACGGCCTGTTCGAGCTGCGCAGCTTCTTCGCCAGCGGGGTCGCCGCCGAGGACGGTGAAGGAGCGAGCGCGGAAGCGGTGAAGGCGGCGATCGCCAAGCTGGTTGCGAATGAGACCGAGGTGCTGAGCGACGATCAGCTGGTCGACATGCTGAAGGAGCAGGGTTTCGTGCTCGCCCGGCGAACGGTGGCCAAATATCGCGAGGCGATCGGGATCGGCTCCAGCGTCCAGCGTCGCCGCCAGCGGGCGATCAGCGGCAAGGCGGCCTAG
- the lptB gene encoding LPS export ABC transporter ATP-binding protein, whose product MNEASAIDRAGLAASDSMRGLAVRNIAKSYDKRQVLRDVSLEVHRGEVVGLLGPNGAGKTTCFYSVMGLVKPDAGRIMLDGRDITALPMYRRAILGLGYLPQETSIFRGLTVEQNIMAVLEVAEPDRAARHARLEQLLGEFGLTGLRASPAMALSGGERRRCEIARALAADPKIMLLDEPFAGIDPLSIADIRDLVKDLKRRDIGVLITDHNVRETLDIVDRACIIYDGQVLFAGTPEALVADQDVRRLYLGESFEL is encoded by the coding sequence ATGAACGAGGCCAGCGCCATCGACCGTGCGGGACTGGCCGCCAGCGATTCGATGCGCGGGCTTGCCGTTCGCAACATCGCCAAGAGCTACGACAAGCGGCAGGTGCTGCGCGACGTCAGCCTCGAGGTGCATCGCGGCGAGGTGGTCGGCCTGCTCGGTCCCAACGGCGCGGGCAAGACCACCTGCTTCTATTCGGTGATGGGGCTGGTGAAGCCCGATGCCGGGCGGATCATGCTCGACGGGCGCGACATCACCGCGCTGCCGATGTACCGGCGCGCGATCCTCGGCCTTGGTTACCTGCCCCAGGAGACCAGCATCTTCCGCGGCCTCACGGTCGAGCAGAACATCATGGCCGTGCTCGAGGTGGCCGAACCCGACCGCGCCGCGCGCCATGCGCGGCTCGAGCAATTGCTCGGCGAATTCGGCCTCACCGGCCTTCGCGCCTCGCCCGCCATGGCGCTGTCGGGCGGCGAGCGACGGCGCTGCGAAATCGCCCGCGCGCTGGCGGCCGACCCCAAGATCATGCTTCTCGACGAGCCCTTCGCGGGCATCGATCCGCTGTCGATCGCCGACATCCGCGACCTGGTGAAGGATCTGAAGCGGCGCGACATCGGGGTGCTCATCACCGACCATAACGTCCGCGAGACGCTCGACATCGTCGATCGCGCCTGCATCATCTACGACGGCCAGGTGCTGTTCGCCGGGACCCCGGAAGCTTTGGTCGCCGACCAGGATGTCCGGCGGCTCTACCTCGGCGAAAGTTTCGAGCTCTAG
- a CDS encoding LptA/OstA family protein, producing the protein MGSLRIFAVAFGLTTAAVGGVALAQTQGGPISALKGHDSNAPIDVASDRIEVQDRADRAIFAGNVKVRQADLTLDTERLTVAYTSAGNLEIQRLDASGGVTVRSPSETARGDFGVYDLNRRLITLIGNVQLQRGDSRIAGARLTIDMNSGRAVVDGGPAGVGQSGGRVTGHFIVPQRRGS; encoded by the coding sequence ATGGGGAGCCTCCGCATCTTCGCCGTCGCCTTCGGGCTGACCACCGCAGCCGTCGGCGGGGTGGCGCTCGCGCAGACGCAGGGCGGGCCGATCTCGGCACTCAAGGGGCATGACAGCAACGCCCCGATCGACGTCGCCAGCGACCGGATCGAGGTCCAGGACCGGGCCGACCGCGCCATCTTCGCGGGCAATGTGAAGGTCCGCCAGGCCGACCTCACCCTCGATACCGAGCGGCTGACCGTCGCCTACACCAGTGCGGGCAACCTCGAGATCCAGCGACTCGACGCCTCGGGCGGCGTGACCGTTCGCTCGCCCTCCGAGACCGCGCGCGGCGATTTCGGCGTCTACGACCTCAACCGCCGGCTGATCACGCTGATCGGCAATGTCCAGCTGCAGCGCGGCGATTCGCGAATCGCCGGCGCGCGCCTGACGATCGACATGAACAGCGGCCGCGCGGTGGTCGACGGCGGCCCGGCCGGGGTCGGGCAATCGGGCGGCCGGGTGACCGGGCACTTCATCGTCCCCCAGCGCCGCGGCAGCTGA
- the lptC gene encoding LPS export ABC transporter periplasmic protein LptC: MSEAANLQRAQAQSWAEPGSRHDRLIGLLKIGLPAAVGVIAAIFLAVPLTKQQEVSFILDKKDVSRAEERMKIEAARYSGTDNEGQPFVLVANRAVQQTSEVPIVDISGMLARLGLKEGPATIQALRGRYDLDKQQVAINGPVRVSGPEGEQLVTRDVLLDLRSRQVRSTGQIAGRMPVGSFDAASMAADLGTKQVALTGGVTGEVKLGTFAASRMRADLDRRIVVLDGGARLKIVPGTVR, encoded by the coding sequence ATGAGCGAGGCGGCCAATCTCCAACGCGCGCAGGCGCAGAGCTGGGCAGAGCCCGGCAGCAGGCACGACCGGTTGATCGGCCTGCTCAAGATCGGCTTGCCCGCCGCGGTCGGGGTGATCGCCGCCATCTTCCTCGCCGTGCCGCTGACCAAGCAACAGGAAGTCAGCTTCATCCTCGACAAGAAGGATGTCAGCCGCGCCGAGGAGCGGATGAAGATCGAGGCCGCGCGCTACAGCGGCACCGACAATGAGGGGCAGCCCTTTGTCCTCGTCGCCAATCGCGCGGTCCAGCAGACCAGCGAGGTGCCGATCGTCGATATCAGCGGAATGCTCGCCCGGCTTGGACTCAAGGAGGGTCCGGCCACGATCCAGGCACTGCGCGGCCGCTACGACCTCGACAAGCAGCAGGTCGCGATCAACGGCCCGGTCCGGGTCAGCGGTCCCGAGGGCGAGCAACTCGTCACCCGCGACGTGCTGCTCGACCTCAGGAGCCGGCAGGTCCGAAGCACCGGGCAGATCGCCGGGCGGATGCCCGTGGGCAGCTTCGATGCGGCCAGCATGGCGGCCGACCTCGGCACCAAGCAGGTCGCGCTGACCGGCGGCGTGACGGGCGAGGTCAAGCTCGGGACCTTCGCCGCGTCGCGGATGCGCGCCGATCTCGACCGCCGGATTGTCGTGCTCGATGGCGGTGCGCGGTTGAAAATCGTGCCGGGGACCGTCAGATGA
- a CDS encoding ribonuclease D → MTIYFHEEDLPSTDLFGPGPIAVDTEAMGLHPGRDRLCLVQLSDGSGDEHLVRFSPGSDYAAPNLKALLGDPDRLKLYHFARFDIAIMKHYLGIMAAPLYCTRTASRLVRTYTDRHGLKELVKELLGQDLNKQQQTSDWGGPDLNDAQRDYAASDVRYLHALKDKLDVRLQREGRTALAQACFDFLPARAELDLAGWPEEDIFAHS, encoded by the coding sequence ATGACCATCTATTTTCACGAAGAAGACCTTCCCTCGACCGACCTGTTCGGGCCAGGGCCGATCGCCGTCGACACCGAAGCCATGGGTCTCCATCCCGGGCGCGACCGGCTGTGCCTCGTCCAGCTGTCGGACGGCTCGGGCGACGAGCATCTGGTGCGGTTCTCGCCCGGAAGCGATTATGCCGCGCCCAATTTGAAGGCGCTGCTCGGCGATCCTGACCGGCTCAAGCTCTATCATTTCGCGCGATTCGATATCGCGATCATGAAGCATTATCTCGGCATCATGGCCGCGCCCCTCTACTGCACCCGGACGGCCTCGCGGCTGGTACGGACCTACACCGATCGCCATGGCCTGAAGGAACTGGTCAAGGAGCTGCTCGGCCAGGACCTCAACAAGCAGCAGCAGACCAGCGACTGGGGCGGTCCCGACCTCAACGACGCCCAGCGCGACTATGCCGCGAGCGACGTCCGCTACCTCCATGCGCTCAAGGACAAGCTCGACGTGCGCCTTCAGCGCGAAGGCCGCACCGCGCTCGCCCAGGCCTGCTTCGACTTCCTCCCGGCCCGCGCCGAGCTCGACCTCGCCGGCTGGCCCGAAGAGGACATTTTCGCGCACAGCTGA
- a CDS encoding cold-shock protein: MGYDRGRKGDRGGRGRDKGDFGGGGGGDFYGGGTPDFGGGGGFGGGDRFGGGGGGGYRGGGDRFGGGGGGGGGYRGGGGGFGGGDRFGGGGGGGRFGGGGGGGGGFRGGGAGAGGGMPPQVVGEGKGVVKFFNPQKGFGFIVRDDGGEDVFVHISAVEQAGLSDLADGQPLEFTLVDRGGRVSATNLRIDGEPMAVERAAAAPQRQLTGEKASGTVKFFNAMKGFGFIQRDDGQPDAFVHISAVERAGMTSLNEGDRLEFELEVDRRGKHAAVNLSPLQA; this comes from the coding sequence ATGGGTTACGATCGAGGGCGTAAGGGCGACCGGGGCGGTCGCGGACGCGACAAGGGCGATTTCGGCGGCGGCGGCGGCGGTGACTTTTACGGCGGCGGCACACCGGACTTCGGTGGCGGCGGCGGCTTCGGCGGCGGTGACCGCTTCGGTGGCGGCGGCGGCGGTGGTTACCGCGGCGGCGGCGACCGCTTCGGCGGTGGCGGCGGCGGTGGCGGTGGCTATCGCGGTGGTGGCGGCGGCTTCGGCGGCGGCGACCGGTTCGGCGGCGGTGGCGGCGGTGGTCGCTTCGGCGGCGGCGGCGGTGGCGGCGGCGGTTTCCGCGGCGGCGGTGCCGGTGCCGGCGGCGGAATGCCTCCCCAGGTCGTTGGCGAGGGCAAGGGCGTCGTCAAGTTCTTCAACCCGCAGAAGGGCTTCGGCTTCATCGTCCGTGACGATGGCGGCGAGGACGTGTTCGTTCACATCTCGGCGGTCGAGCAGGCGGGTCTCAGCGACCTCGCCGACGGCCAGCCGCTCGAGTTCACGCTGGTCGACCGCGGTGGCCGCGTCTCCGCGACCAACCTGCGGATCGACGGCGAGCCGATGGCGGTCGAGCGGGCGGCGGCTGCGCCGCAGCGCCAGCTGACCGGCGAGAAGGCCTCGGGCACCGTCAAGTTCTTCAACGCCATGAAGGGCTTTGGCTTCATCCAGCGCGACGACGGCCAGCCGGACGCGTTCGTCCACATCTCGGCCGTCGAGCGGGCGGGCATGACCAGCCTCAACGAAGGCGACCGTCTCGAGTTCGAACTCGAGGTCGATCGTCGCGGCAAGCATGCGGCGGTCAACCTGTCGCCGCTGCAGGCCTAA
- a CDS encoding GNAT family N-acetyltransferase produces the protein MADRDPAQVRIADSFETVAADEWDALAGRADPFLSHAFLSALEESGSIGGTSGWSPLPLMVSEGGQTVAAAPAFLKSHSQGEYVFDHGWADAWQRAGGDYYPKLQIAVPFTPVVGPRLLGTESELLLAGAEAVTVQNGLSSAHVTFCTAEEAALAEERGWLVRHGIQYHFLDRDYGDFDGFLAACSSRKRKTIRKERAAAREGLTFRHLRGSEIGEAEMDAMWLFYQDTGSRKWGRPYLTHAFFREAVERLGDQLLLFLAERDGVPMAGALNWVGAETLYGRYWGCREDVPFLHFELCYYQAIEWALAHGLGTVQAGAQGEHKLARGYEPVTTFSVHFLPDPSFRRAVADFVEREKEAVAREIALLREELPFRRA, from the coding sequence ATGGCCGACCGTGATCCCGCCCAAGTCCGCATCGCCGACTCCTTCGAGACGGTGGCCGCGGACGAGTGGGACGCGCTGGCGGGACGGGCCGACCCCTTCCTGTCGCACGCCTTCCTGAGCGCGCTGGAGGAATCGGGCAGCATCGGCGGGACCAGCGGCTGGAGCCCGCTGCCGCTGATGGTTTCCGAAGGCGGGCAGACGGTCGCCGCGGCGCCGGCATTCCTCAAGAGCCACAGCCAGGGCGAATATGTCTTCGATCATGGCTGGGCCGATGCCTGGCAGCGCGCCGGGGGCGACTATTATCCCAAGCTGCAGATCGCGGTGCCGTTCACGCCGGTGGTCGGTCCCCGGCTGCTGGGGACCGAGTCCGAATTGCTGCTGGCCGGGGCCGAGGCCGTGACGGTGCAGAATGGCCTCTCTTCCGCGCACGTCACCTTCTGCACCGCCGAGGAAGCGGCGCTGGCGGAGGAACGGGGCTGGCTGGTCCGCCACGGGATCCAGTATCACTTCCTCGACCGTGACTATGGCGACTTCGACGGCTTCCTCGCCGCCTGCAGCAGCCGCAAGCGCAAGACCATCCGCAAGGAGCGGGCCGCGGCGCGCGAGGGACTGACCTTTCGCCACCTGCGCGGGTCCGAGATCGGCGAGGCCGAGATGGACGCCATGTGGCTGTTCTACCAGGACACGGGCAGCCGGAAGTGGGGGCGGCCCTATCTCACCCATGCCTTCTTCCGCGAGGCGGTCGAGCGGCTCGGCGACCAGCTCCTTCTGTTCCTCGCCGAGCGCGACGGCGTGCCGATGGCGGGCGCACTCAACTGGGTCGGCGCCGAGACGCTCTACGGGCGCTACTGGGGCTGCCGCGAGGACGTGCCCTTCCTCCACTTCGAGCTTTGCTACTATCAGGCGATCGAGTGGGCGCTCGCCCACGGGCTGGGCACCGTCCAGGCCGGCGCGCAGGGGGAGCACAAGCTGGCCCGCGGCTACGAGCCCGTCACCACCTTCAGCGTCCACTTCCTTCCCGACCCCAGTTTCCGCCGCGCGGTGGCGGATTTCGTCGAGCGGGAGAAGGAAGCGGTGGCGCGCGAGATCGCGCTGCTGCGCGAGGAATTGCCCTTCCGTCGCGCATAG
- a CDS encoding glycerophosphodiester phosphodiesterase family protein encodes MSRSGPDPLDPGPRGFAHRGLHDGSVFPENSLIAFAASLEAGAGIECDLRLTADDEILVFHDANAWRLCGSPLVIGRSTHAELARLRIGEQPIPTLASLLALVGGRAPMLLEVKVDADRWRWMPALRRALAGYRGPFGVMSFDPGVLRILKTNAPEWRRGLVVADRLGGLKRSLALALADPDFLAVETFAAHRAWVARQRRKRPVYSWTVRTPAQRTDLVSAVDALIWEGDGRP; translated from the coding sequence TTGTCGAGGTCCGGGCCTGATCCGCTCGACCCGGGGCCGCGCGGGTTCGCCCATCGCGGCCTCCACGACGGCAGCGTCTTTCCCGAAAACAGCCTGATCGCCTTCGCCGCCTCGCTCGAAGCGGGCGCGGGAATCGAATGCGACCTGCGGTTGACCGCCGACGACGAGATCCTCGTCTTCCACGACGCGAACGCCTGGCGGCTGTGCGGCAGCCCGCTGGTGATCGGCCGCTCGACCCACGCCGAGCTCGCGCGGCTGCGGATCGGCGAGCAACCAATCCCTACGCTCGCGAGCCTGCTCGCCCTCGTCGGCGGGCGGGCACCGATGCTCCTCGAGGTGAAGGTCGACGCGGACCGCTGGCGCTGGATGCCGGCGCTGCGGCGCGCGCTGGCCGGTTATCGGGGCCCGTTCGGGGTGATGAGCTTCGATCCCGGCGTGCTGCGGATCCTCAAGACCAATGCGCCCGAGTGGCGGCGTGGCCTCGTGGTCGCAGACCGGCTTGGAGGCTTGAAGCGGTCGCTGGCCCTCGCCCTCGCTGATCCCGACTTCCTCGCGGTCGAGACCTTCGCGGCGCACCGGGCCTGGGTAGCTAGGCAGCGGCGGAAGCGGCCGGTCTACAGCTGGACCGTGCGCACCCCCGCCCAAAGGACCGATCTGGTTTCGGCGGTCGACGCGCTTATCTGGGAGGGCGATGGCCGACCGTGA
- a CDS encoding RidA family protein, whose translation MSIDQRLAELGITLPTPAAPVASYVPAVLSGNLLHISGQIAFAEDGSLITGRLGDTINLERGQEAARRCGLMLLAQIKAALGSLDRVSRIVKLGVFVNSAGDFTDQPKVANGASDLMQDVFGDAGRHARSAVGVPTLPLGVAVEVDAIVEVRA comes from the coding sequence ATGTCCATCGATCAACGCCTCGCCGAGCTCGGCATCACCCTTCCCACCCCGGCCGCGCCGGTCGCGTCCTACGTGCCCGCGGTGCTGAGCGGGAACCTGCTCCACATCTCAGGCCAGATCGCCTTCGCCGAGGACGGCAGCCTGATCACCGGGCGCCTTGGCGACACCATCAACCTCGAGCGCGGCCAGGAAGCGGCGCGCCGCTGCGGCCTGATGCTGCTCGCGCAGATCAAGGCGGCGCTCGGCTCGCTCGACCGGGTCAGCCGGATCGTGAAGCTCGGCGTGTTCGTCAATTCGGCCGGCGACTTCACCGACCAGCCCAAGGTCGCCAACGGCGCCTCCGACCTGATGCAGGACGTGTTCGGCGATGCCGGCCGCCATGCCCGCTCGGCGGTCGGCGTGCCCACCCTCCCGCTCGGCGTTGCGGTCGAGGTCGACGCGATTGTCGAGGTCCGGGCCTGA
- a CDS encoding SDR family NAD(P)-dependent oxidoreductase, which yields MKTCLITGATAGIGAATARAFAGAGWRVIGTGRREERLRALQEELGAAFLPLTVDMQDIGALEDLARLEGEWSAVDCLVNNAGLAPPMADLQDSEWDKLRTVLDTNVTGLVALTRALMPKIIAAKGSIINLSSVAATYPYKGGAVYGATKAFVRQFSLMLRNDLAGTGVRVTSIEPGMIETEFTLVRNGGDQAASDALYAGIEPMTAEDLAETILWVASRPAHLNINALELMPTRQSWAGFATTRKA from the coding sequence ATGAAGACCTGTCTCATCACCGGCGCCACCGCCGGGATCGGCGCCGCCACCGCACGGGCCTTCGCGGGCGCGGGCTGGCGGGTGATCGGGACCGGCCGCCGCGAAGAGCGGCTGCGCGCGCTTCAGGAGGAGCTTGGTGCGGCGTTCCTGCCGCTAACGGTGGACATGCAGGACATCGGCGCGCTCGAAGACCTCGCCCGGCTCGAGGGCGAGTGGAGCGCGGTCGACTGCCTCGTCAACAATGCCGGGCTCGCCCCGCCCATGGCCGACCTCCAGGACAGCGAGTGGGACAAGCTCAGGACCGTCCTCGACACCAACGTCACCGGATTGGTCGCTTTGACCCGGGCGCTGATGCCCAAGATCATCGCCGCCAAAGGCTCGATCATCAACCTGTCGTCGGTCGCCGCCACCTATCCCTACAAGGGCGGGGCGGTGTACGGCGCGACCAAGGCCTTCGTCCGCCAGTTCAGCCTGATGCTGCGCAACGACCTTGCCGGGACCGGCGTCCGGGTGACCTCGATCGAGCCCGGCATGATTGAGACCGAATTCACGCTGGTTCGCAACGGCGGCGACCAGGCGGCGTCCGACGCGCTCTACGCCGGGATCGAGCCGATGACCGCCGAGGATCTCGCCGAGACGATCCTGTGGGTCGCCTCGCGCCCGGCGCACCTCAACATCAACGCGCTCGAGCTGATGCCGACCCGGCAGAGCTGGGCGGGCTTCGCCACCACCCGCAAGGCTTGA
- a CDS encoding DUF3572 domain-containing protein has protein sequence MTTKPHNKSDSATVALRALAVSLGDEARADRLLALTGLTADDLRQRAADPAVLVAVLRFLEDHEPDLLAVAEDLGMKPQELVAARSALEA, from the coding sequence ATGACAACGAAACCCCACAACAAAAGCGACTCCGCTACGGTTGCACTTCGCGCGCTGGCTGTGTCGCTGGGGGACGAGGCGCGGGCCGATCGCCTGCTCGCGCTGACCGGTCTGACGGCCGACGACCTGCGGCAACGTGCCGCCGACCCGGCCGTGCTGGTGGCGGTGCTGCGCTTCCTCGAGGACCATGAACCCGACCTCCTCGCGGTGGCCGAGGACCTCGGCATGAAGCCGCAGGAACTGGTCGCCGCCCGGAGCGCTCTCGAAGCATGA